The window CCTTGCACGTTGTCCTAAGTTGCAAaggatcatcatagaatccttacattgtGGAAACACAAGtttcccaacaagtccacacctctcATTTccctacccctacatttcccttgtctaacccacctaacctaaatatcactgggcactatgagaaatttaacatagccaatccacttaccgGTCTTCAAAAATGGAACATATTCTAGATTTGCAACTTAAAAATGATTCCTTCCACAATCAAAATCTAAATATATTTTACaagacaaaacattttaaaaatgctttgagAATTTAACTTTCACTTGCTTATCTAAGTAACCTAGCATCTGATCAATTCAAAGCATGCACAATGGCACTCAAGTGTTCTCAAAGCTGTATTTTTACTGCCTTTGGAAATTTTGGTGCAACTCAAGTTTTGGAAAACAATATAGATCATGCACAAGCAGTTTagatattcacagaatattttgcTGGATATCACATCATACTAAGTCAAGTGGCCTGGCTCAGCACTTATTTAGATAAATCAAGCAGAGGCATAAAATTTTCACATTGAGTGCAACTGGAAAACTGGTGAAAAATGTGCTTGAAATTGTATTGCTTTTCCAAAATTGTGATTGTAAGTTTACATCCAAAGCATTTGAACAATTACAAATTTTAAACCATCTGTAAAAGGACACCATAGAATACAATTGGTTATTTTCTTTTCACCTTTAAAACAAACATGAATTTGTAACTTGGTACAATTTTATCCACCTTGCTTTTAGCAATGTTGCCTTCGCAGCCTGTGAACAATCTGATTTTAATTCTCTGAAAATGATATGAAAAGAACTATGTTGAACCATTTAATATCTTCACTATTGCACTGAGTCAGTTTTAACCCAATTAGTCAGCATGTAAAAACTTTTTGAACCTAGTGTCCATGTGCCTTAAAAACTTACAAAGTGCTTTCTCCTCCAATGTAAACTTGCAGTACTCATTGTTTTGATCTGGAGGTTGTGGCCGATGTTGTGTGTAGGTTGGTTttcaagaaattttaaaaatcaagatttGAGAAACATATTTTGCTCAGTGTAAACAGACTTAAAATTCCCCAATCTTTTGCGCTTATTTGGTCAATTGCACTTATTTTGCATTGATAGATTTCTCTGAATTTACTTTGCTTCATTCCATTCTGAAATTACAAGATCAATAAAACATTCTGAAGTAAAAAGAATCAATTTGTCATGCAAAATTCCCACGATCTGTTCAATTAACATTAATGTCTAACAAATCTTAAAATTTAATTCTTAACAGAAGTACTTTTCAGGCTATCCATCCTTTTTCTGTAGATCTATGTCCTTTCTTGTTTTTCTGATGTGCAGACTGAGGGGTCTTGAAAATAGATGGTAACAGCAGCAAACTATTGCTTTCAAAGGTAACTTTATCTTGAGGTTTTTTCCATCCGTGATTTCTTGTGCTTTGGGTTTGTCACTTCAACAGGGCTCTCTGCTTGGCCCAATAAAAACTGTTCCCATTTAGGTAGATGTTCTTCAACGAAAGTCCAGTATTTGGTCTGGTAGAACAAACAGATGTTTCACAAGTATAATTAACCAAGATATAAATATAATTGTATGCTTCCAAATTTTACAAACTCCCTGTGTTGAAGACAATTTTcagaacaataaaaaaaaaactttgtgctTTTATTTCTGCATTGTGGGGTTCTTTTCATTACTCATTTCTTTTTATGCTTCTCTATCTAATTTACTATTTACAAGTAAAAGTGGATTTTGTCAAACTGCTACTAGAACTCTACTAATGCTAACATGTAAAAAGATATACTAGATTAAAAACAACTTCTCTAAATGTGGACCATGTTTACAACGCTCAATTTATCCCAATTAAAGAGTTCTGTGAAGCTGTTGATAGCATTCTTTGTGACCCATTGCAATCTTTAGTGATGCTGCTCCCACATGTGGTagatagggaattccaggatgctTCAACTCCCGTTTCTTTTTCATTGTCTGGTGACCAAAGTTTTGCTTAGCCAGTACATTCTAAAGTCATAGTAGTATTCTTCCTGACTTAATTTTATAAATTGAATTAATAAATACAGCAATAGAATAGTCTTAAACTAGGCATGGAAACAAGTGATTTTGTAATATTCAAAGTATGTATTTTCTTTTGTAACACATGGGAAGAAATTATATATAATGATTTGAGTATCTAAAAACAACGAGAAGCACTTTTTGGGAAGTGCGTTGGGTTGTTATCTTTATCCTTCCTGTCTTCACATTTGCACTCAAAGGCAAGAAGCCAATCTGCTCCGTTATGTCTGTTTTACAGAGAGTTGTAAGGTAGTAAAAGAAGTTCTGATTTACAGAACAAACCTGCAAAGCAGCTGCTGATTCCACTTGAATCAGAATGCAGTGCCTTTACTCTCTCACAACACAAGTTATAGGGTAGACACACCAAGCTGGATTGTTATTTGGAATTATGGCATCAAAACTTTAGAATGCGCCTCTGACATCTATTTATAAACCAAACATTTTACATTGCTATTTTGCCCTTCCGTTACCACAAAAAGTTACATTTGAAAATGGATTTCTCCTGTAAACTTTGATCATTCTCACATACACTAGGGGGCACTCAACTATAACTGAAGAAAACCACTCTACAATCTGCAATGTTCTGATTATGCACATATACAAAATTAGCAACTCCAGTAAGATGCAATAACAATTTTCAACAGCATAGAATTGGGCATGTACCTGAAGAGTGATAAAAAGAGGATGCAAATGTGTACATGCTCTGGCTTTTAAATTTTCCTCAGCTACTCCCAAATCCTAAAaagattcaaaacaaaatcttgttTATCAAATCTTTTTGTTTATTAAACTTTAATCATTATTCCTTATCACATTGTAAGGAAACTTTTCCATAATGCTGAGACTAAATTTATCATTTAGAAGATTGACTAAAAATTAAGCCTAAAAACATACATATTGATTACTACAGCAAATGCTAGTCCTTGAACTATGATTCCTCAAATTACACTTAACAATAATGAAGCATGAGGTCTGCAAGAGTTGATAGGGTCACACTCAATCAGGAGAAAATGCTTTATACCAAGACAGTTTGATCATATAGCATGAGTGCATCAAGACAGGTAAATATCCATTTGTATTAATTACATTaaatatcaaaaacaaaaaaGCTGGAATAGATTCCTTCGAATGTTCACTAGATTTATCAATATCCCTTACGTTAGACTTTGGAAGGGTGGATTATGAAGCATGCTGGTGCTCATCTATGGCATCAGGTAAGATATTTCAGATATTTGCTCCCGAAAATGAAGAAAGCAAGTTTCCATCAGGCAGATTGTGGCAATAATTTCACTCTTAAGTTACTCAGCTGCACATACTTGCAAGAACTTGCATTATAAAGCAACTTGAAAACAGTAAATTGTTCCAAGGCACTTCGTGAATGCACCATAAAACATTTGGCACAAAATCATAAAAGGCAACTAGTAAAGCAGATGGCTAAAATCTTAGTCAGAGGTAATTTTAAGAGGAAGAGGGGTCACACAGTCTGCAgcaagaaagtggagtcacaacGTAAAATGTTTAGGAAACACTGTTCTAGGCTGAACAGCTCTGCAATAATCTGGCAAGTGCTGTGCACAAGTCATGCTCTTTAAAGATACTGTACATGAgagccaggaacaaaaacaaagttgctggaaaagttcagcaggtctggcaacatctgtggaggagaatacagagttaatgtttcgggtccggtgacccagttctgaggaagggtcaccggacccgaaacgttaactctgttttctcctccacagatgctgccagacctgctgagcttttccagcaactttgtttttgatcctgatttacagcatccgcagttcttttggtttttattaatgtACATGAGAGGTTGGGTTTAAAAAAAGTGTCATGTACTTAAATGAATAACCTGCCAACAGGAAAAAAACAAGGTGGTGAGGTAGATATAGATGCCAGCAGGGCACTTGGTGATACCAAAGGCTATGTCTTTAGATGATATTGCCAAACCCCATATGGGTCACCAGAAGTAACTGTAGGACAGCAAGAAAGTAGTAACTGCAAGTGATTCAAGACTGCTTCTAGATACACAAGGATAGAAAGTGAATGTAGACCCAAGCATGTGGATGTGAGTGAAGAGGCATTGGGAGGAGGAACAGACAAATCTAATTTAGTACTTGATCAATATCGTTAGCCGATCTTTAATACATTGGAAGCAGCAACATAACTGGTAACAGCTGGGAGTACGCAAGTATGTGTGTCAGCCAATCAAATTCAGCTGTAATGCTACTAGCTTTCAGAAATCATTAAGGGTTTCCCGTGAATACCTGTAGAAGTAAACTTATTTAGTCAACTGCAGACAAGAGaaaaaaatgacatgacaaaaaaaattcctaATATCCTCAGGTGCTCTCAGTAGGGATGGGCATTAGACCTAGAACAAGCTGCAGCATACTTTATAGTAGATTTTACAGCTCTATGTACAAGTGCAAGGACGCAAGTTACACCAGATTCCCATGACCTTAACAGAGAGTGTCCGAGTCATCACCTCTTCTTCAAAACGTAGACTCCCTCAAGCTTGTTCTCCAGTAATGTGGATAGATAGGTTTGACAAAAAGATGGACAGGATTAGCCTCAGGGGCATAATAGGTGCAAAAGTTGATGAGCAAGTGCAACAGGGCAATTGGGGTTGCTGTTCACAAGGAGCGGATATAGTAAGACAGCATGAGAAGAGGAAGGTTAAAGTAGTACTGAAGGTTTGGGAGGGCAAAATATCCTTTGGAAGAGAGGGGGAAAGGCAGCATGATGACAGAAGAAACTTTAAGGGTAAagaaaaacattaaaagaaaatagTAAAAATTAAAATAGACAACTGGACTGAGCCTTGGAAGGGCAAAATGCACACGTAAATTGACACATTACAAGTTACTGAGGTATACGTACATAGAAATTAGGATACATAAAAACATAATAAACAGGCAATAGGAAATAGATGGTGATAATAGGAAGGGGCCGAGATTTAGAGTCAGAGGTGGAATAACTGCAACTTATGAGGGATGGAATTAGCaagaaatattatttaaaaatgttGTCCAAAATTGAGACTCTTCTTTGCTGGTGCCTTTGAATTGGagatgacttgcttccactcAGACTTGATGGGTTCAGAAATTAGATTTTCATACTTTACCACATATAGGACAGGTAGTACTTCAAAGTGACAGAGATTGCTTGCTTCCTTTGTGATCTCAGTATCATCTCTGCGTGTTCTCAAATGGTACATTTGCTGACTCACCTGAATGAGTTCTCTCAATTTTGATCAGTCACAAGTCATGGCCTCCCAAGTGTCAAGAGCATATGTTTCTCTTCGGGGATGCTTTCACAATATATCTGAAGTCCTCCTGGAAATCTCCTGCCACAACCAGTTCCTAGATGGAGCAATTGCTTCGGGAGTTGAGTGTCAGGCATACAAATGAAATGTCCCACCCAGTGCAGACTGTTTTGAGTAGGTTGTTTTGGTGGACGATACTGCTGTTGTTGTTGGGCCATGTTTATTGCTCAATTTGGACCATCCAAGGCGGCACTTTGGGGCAGTCAGGTTCTCTGTCATATACAGGAGCACAAAAATTACTGCTTCAAACCTTTGTTTCAGGTTTGAGATCTTTGACCGAGTTTTTGAGGTTCGTTGGCCAAAGGCTGAGCTGGTACGCTGGATGCACTGACTATTGTGGACAAGAACAGATTGACTTTTAGTTTTTCAGGTTCAAACACAGGCTCAGCAGGATTCTGAGGCATCACAATTTAGCACTGAAGAAGAATGGCAGCAAACCATGATGCTACAAATATTTCCAGAGAAGGATTAAAGGAATCTAAAATCTCAAGGGAACTTTCACCACTAATTCAATTGTTGCTCATGTAAGATGAAAGAAATGACATGataggtcattggggacatttaagagactgctggacatgcatatggtcacagaaatttgagggtgcatacatgaggatcaatggtcagcacaacatcgtgggctgaagggcctgttctgtgctgtactgttctatgttctatgttctaaatcaatGGTGTGTTGATTAGAAATAAGTTGTTATGAGAAGTGTTAGATTGCAGGATCTAGAGTAGCTGAACAAGTTTGAGGTTATGGTCACTATGTTAAGATTCTTGATTTCATCACTGTAATGATGCGATGCATTGTAGAATATTAATAGCTCAGAAACTACTTTAATGTAACTTTAGCTCAAGTGGATCGTTACAACTGCTGACACTGAAACTACAAACAAGTGAACTTGTCATCCACACTCCTTTTGTATTCTAATCACCAACTCATCAATTTGTGGAAAATATTTTCCTGGTTTAATCAAAACTTCTAAATTTTCAACATCTCAATTAGACGGCTCTTAACCACATTTATTCTAAAGAAAAAGTTTCAATTTCTCTTGTCtttcctcatctcatttctaCTATCACCTTCAGGGATTGCGTTTGCACCTATTACATAGTCTCAAACCTTAAGCAACCTGTTATAATTTCATGACAAAACAAATAAGTGAGCGAAGTTCCAGAGAGCTGTGGAAAACAGATTAAAGTTTCTGCTACAGAATTGGTTCCAATACTACAAATACTACAAGTGTTTATTCATTTTCAATAGTGATTCCCTCATCTCATGGGAGAAAGGATATTTCAATCATTTTATTAAATAGTTTAACAGTAACTGTAATTCAATGAACTGtgcaaaaagaatgaaaaataatatAATGTTATGTAAAAAGGTCAACAGACATGTAAAATATGCAATTAACTAGCTAAAGACTGTAACATGCATTTTCTTCTTCAATTTTGGCATGCAAGAGTTAAATTAACATTTTTGGAAATTCAGTTGGTTTATGTAAACTCCTTAACAAAAATAAATGCGATAGAACAAACCATATTTTGAAAACAGGTAAAAGTAAACAAAGATTTTGCCGAAGATGACTTACAGTTAAAAGCAACCTATTTCTTTCATTAGCTGATTCAAATTCAATAGCTTGCAGTTTTTTCTTATTTGCCTGACTTTCAAGCTGTTCTTCCATTTGCTGAAGAAGTGTAGTTCTCAAGCCTAATCtagaaggcaaaatcagaaaaaaattgcattgtTCCCAATTCCTGTATAACTTCAAATTAAAATACTAAAAAAGCACAATACGACAATGGCAAAAACTTCACTCAATTCATGGATCAACTTGCTAGTGCCCAAGTTATCATGGAATGCTATCAAATAACTAATTTATACTTCTCAATGATTGatgtttttgttcctttaaaaAATTTGTACAATCTAGGTTAACAATAGTAGCAggttaaaaaggaagaggtttaTAATGTTGCCAAATGTTTAAATTCAGCAACAAGTAATCaagaaattgattttaaaaatggaaataagAGGTAAGAATAAGATAGCTCGGCTATAAAATGATTTTGAAAGTTTCTGGACATATGCAAAAAAGGAAGAGATAAGCAAGAAACAGGAGAATTTAAGTTGGCAAATGAAGAAATGGCAAAGACATTAAACAAATACTGAGCAAATAGCTTCACAGTAGAAGGCAAACTCAATTGTGTAAAATCTGAGGAATCAAGGTTCTAGTAAAAATGAGGAATATAATACTTGTACTAGTAAAGACAGGGGACTTCCCACAATTTCCTGTGCTTAATGCCCTACACCTTAAGGTtttaaaagtgtctaaaaatAATGGTTGATGTCGAACTTCCTGAACTTCTCATTCAGCAACAGCCCTTGAAAtggaagggagaaaataaaaaccAGTTATTCAAGAAAGTTTCCAGTTTTCATTCTTCCCGAACCATTGGTCAGTTTataaaaagaactgcggatactggaaatTTGACACAAAAGTCaggaattgctagaaaaactcagcaagtgggacagcatctgtggagaaaacttaacattctgggtccagtgactcctCCTCAGAATTGACTGTAGCTAGTGAAAAGGTTAGAACGTGTGCTTTTAGTCAGGGAAaacagtgaggagagagagaaatgagatAGAAGGAGGAGTAAAATGACACGTTGAAGATGAAGCCCCGAGTCAGGGCAAGGGTGACCGATTGAGAActgttgggcagacaaaggaacagGTAAAAGGATGGTCTGGAAGAATCAACAGCTAATGTTGAGTCTTAGTGACTCACAATGGGTTTTTTCAGAttacagcccatgtgatgacaagaccTGGTGTATGTAGGTTAGGGCAAGgtcatgggagaaggtgcttagaccctaaaaattattgaacttgataatGAGTCCAAGTTGCAGGTTTCTCAAGTGGTAAATGAGGtaatgttcttccagcttgcactgagctttgctggagcactgtacTCAGGCTCCATTCCATCACCAAAAATGAGATTACCGACCACATAcagtaagaactactgatgctggaatcagagataacagtgtggagctggaggaacacagcaggtcaggcagcatcagtggaataggaaagctgacaattcaggttgggacccttcttgagaaatgggggaggagtagggggctctgaaataaatagaagggtggggctggggaggtaGGTTGGGTGGCTAGGGAGTGCGGGTAGGTaatggtgggggttggtcagtgaagtgggggGAGCAGATGGGTAGGAGAGAAGACGAataggtcaaggagatggggatgagagagagggtcaaTCGTGAGATGAGGtcggggtggagagattttgaagggAGTAAAGTTCACATTAAGACCATTGGGTTGGAAGCTCCTGaggaggaatatgaggtgctgctcctccggtaaccgggtggtgtcattgtgacactggaggcagcccaaGATGGACGTTTCTGCGGATGAAGTGGCTCAcgactggaagatgttgtcgtttgtcacgaaccaggcgcaggtgctctacaaagcggcctctgagctgctgcttggtctcaccaacatagaggcggccacattgggagcagtggatgcaatagaccacattagtggatgtagaggtgaacctctgtctgatgttaaaggtgttttttttgggcctgggatgggggtgaggcgggaggttttgggcaggtgtagcacttcctgcagttgcagggaaaggcactgggggtggtgggggctaGGGAACGTGGAGTGGATGAGGAAGTCCTGGAGAGcgcagtccctctggaaggcagataggggtggggagggaa of the Stegostoma tigrinum isolate sSteTig4 chromosome 11, sSteTig4.hap1, whole genome shotgun sequence genome contains:
- the cep15 gene encoding LOW QUALITY PROTEIN: centrosomal protein 15 kDa (The sequence of the model RefSeq protein was modified relative to this genomic sequence to represent the inferred CDS: deleted 1 base in 1 codon), giving the protein METSYFAHEVELSKRHEEILGLRTTLLQQMEEQLESQANKKKLQAIEFESANERNRLLLTDLGVAEENLKARACTHLHPLFITLQTKYWTFVEEHLPKWEQFLLGQAESPVEVTNPKHKKSRMKKPQDKVTFESNSLLLLPSIFKTPQSAHQKNKKGHRSTEKGWIA